The sequence TCAAGCAGGCAGAAGCAATCGGCGTTGATGGAATTGTTGCCACTGCTCCATTCTATGCTCTTGGTGGAATGCCACAGATTGAGCGCCATTTCCGGCAGCTTCATGATGCTACTGAGCTTCCGATCTTCGCGTACGATATTCCAGTATGCGTTCACGTGAAGCTCCCACCAGCATTACTTATGAAGCTCGGACAAGATGGTGTAATTACTGGCGTGAAGGATTCGTCAGGGGACGATGTCTCTTTCCGTTTCTTACTCCAAGATAATGAGCGAGCAGGACATCCGTTGTCACTACTGACAGGACACGAGGTTGTTGTCGATGGCGCATACCTCGGTGGCGCAGATGGTTCGGTTCCAGGCCTCGCTAACGTTGATCCTACTGGCTATGTCCGGCAGTGGAACGCATACGTAGCAGGGGATTGGGAAACAGTTCGTAAGGAACAAGACCGACTTGCAGATTTGATGCGCATCGTCATGGTTCCGTCCTCAACTACTGGTTTTGGAGCTGGCGTTGGGTCTTTCAAGACCGCTTTGAAAGTTCTCGGTATCTTCGAGTCAAACCAGATGCCAGAGCCTGTTTCTAAGCTGCTTCCAGCGGAAGAAGAAGGTATTGCGCAAGTCCTGCGTCAAGTTGGACTGCTAGATTGAGTTTGAGTTTAATCATAGCTTTCTGAATAGTTGTGGCTGGGAACTTTCGTTCTCAGCCACAACTCATAGGTCTGTTATCGATTACTGTGCGTCATCAAGACGGTCGCTAGCTTCTTCAACCTTGTCGCTAACCCGGTTAGCGACATTTCCAAGTTTATCTGAAGCTGTTTCGCTAGCTTGTTCAACTTTGCGGTCAGCTTTTTCAGCCAATGAGTCATCTTTTCCAAGCGCGTCTTGGACCTTGTGTTTAGTATTGCGAACGACGTCGGTGACGTTCTCGCCAGCATCGCGCATGCCATCAACAACACTGCTCTTGACATCTGTCAATTTAGCTTTTGCTTCGGATGAAGACACCGATTCTTTCGCAGTGTCTAGAAATTCCTTTGCTGAATCGGTTGCTTTTTCGAATAGATTCTTTTCCTCAGCCATGGCGGCCTCCTAGAGTTGACGTCGTATATTATGTCCTAGTCTAGTAAGTTCCGTGCTACGTTGCGTTTTTTAGGTCTATTTTAAGCTCATGGCGAGGATTTCGTGACGAATAATATGTGTTCTGTCTTAAGAAGTTGTGTGATTGACGCTCTACAATAGTAGGTGTCACAGGTTTACGATGAAAGGCCATTATGGAACCGCTGAGTCCGATGGATGAAGCTGGGATTGCTGCAGCTATTGCCGCTGCGAAGGAAGCATTCTCACTTGCGGAATCTCTCGAAGAACTAAAGGAAGCTAGAATCGCTCATAGTGGCGATAATGCTCCACTAACAACCGCAAATATGCAGATTAAGTCGCTCGATAAG is a genomic window of Arcanobacterium phocae containing:
- a CDS encoding dihydrodipicolinate synthase family protein, producing MMTEFRGVIPPVVVAEHEDGSFDAESYQRGLDRMIQAGVHGIFALGSSGEGAFATPARREEILRATNEVVAGRVPVLAGVIDTQTDRVIEHIKQAEAIGVDGIVATAPFYALGGMPQIERHFRQLHDATELPIFAYDIPVCVHVKLPPALLMKLGQDGVITGVKDSSGDDVSFRFLLQDNERAGHPLSLLTGHEVVVDGAYLGGADGSVPGLANVDPTGYVRQWNAYVAGDWETVRKEQDRLADLMRIVMVPSSTTGFGAGVGSFKTALKVLGIFESNQMPEPVSKLLPAEEEGIAQVLRQVGLLD